In Triticum aestivum cultivar Chinese Spring chromosome 5B, IWGSC CS RefSeq v2.1, whole genome shotgun sequence, the following proteins share a genomic window:
- the LOC123111211 gene encoding probable xyloglucan endotransglucosylase/hydrolase protein 16, with protein sequence MLRGSLWRLLAVAVAVSAATGAVAALKAGRSLHRDFDDGWVVELALDRETGSRLESKDRYLFGRFDLDIRLVAGMSAGTRDHRFLQPSSDEGGGSAQPWPWHLPWESRAAPSWGWMTRGLPGGRRWVEEAEMQHILFLSSLLTTRPEEFIVARHMVD encoded by the exons ATGCTGCGTGGCTCCCTCTGGCGGCtcctggccgtggccgtggccgtgtcggcggcgacgggggcggtggcCGCCCTGAAGGCCGGTCGGAGCCTGCACCGGGACTTCGACGACGGATGGGTGGTGGAGCTAGCGCTGGACCGGGAGACGGGGTCCAGGCTGGAGTCCAAGGACCGGTACCTCTTCGGGCGGTTCGATCTCGACATCAGGCTCGTTGCCGGCATGTCCGCCGGGACCCGGGACCATCGCTTCCTTCAAC CCTCCTCTGATGAGGGAGGTGGCTCGGCCCAGCCATGGCCCTGGCACTTGCCATGGGAGAGTAGGGCGGCACCGTCGTGGGGGTGGATGACCAGGGGATTGCCAGGAGGCCGGCGGTGGGTCGAAGAAGCAGAGATGCAGCACATTCTCTTCCTCTCTTCCTTGCTGACGACGCGTCCGGAAG AATTTATAGTTGCCAGGCATATGG TGGACTAA